Proteins from a single region of Chryseomicrobium sp. FSL W7-1435:
- a CDS encoding PadR family transcriptional regulator — translation MTVRSQLLKGFLDGCVLSVIEKQTVYGYELSRKLQQAGLPDVPEGTIYPVLLRLQKQGLVVSEMRPSESGPNRKYYSITPSGQETLAVIRREWQLLSVPLDVLLKEESE, via the coding sequence ATGACCGTTCGAAGTCAATTGCTAAAGGGCTTTCTAGATGGATGTGTTCTCTCCGTCATTGAAAAGCAGACGGTGTATGGATACGAATTATCCCGAAAGTTGCAACAAGCCGGCCTTCCCGATGTCCCGGAAGGAACCATCTATCCCGTCCTATTGCGTCTTCAAAAACAGGGCTTAGTCGTAAGTGAAATGCGCCCATCCGAATCTGGTCCAAACCGAAAATACTATTCGATCACACCAAGTGGTCAAGAGACACTTGCGGTCATTCGAAGAGAATGGCAACTGCTCTCTGTCCCATTGGATGTTTTATTAAAGGAGGAGTCTGAATGA
- a CDS encoding phosphate ABC transporter ATP-binding protein — protein MNEHKAITFQGVTMKRGEQQVLRQITGHFPKGKITTLVGPSGAGKSTLLKLCNGLLSPDEGDIIVLGKSLTEWDPVELRTRASMALQSAPMISGTVEENLTLPYSLQGAEVDVDKMRRVIREVGLDTDYLQRDSRDLSGGQRQKVSIARTLLMEPDILLLDEITSALDRASRQEVEELIAHIHKTFGTTIIWITHNLEQAARIGHHTWVMIDGELVEQGDSSLLNNSNNAAVSQFVRGTDE, from the coding sequence ATGAACGAACATAAGGCAATCACCTTTCAAGGTGTCACGATGAAAAGAGGCGAGCAACAAGTGCTTCGTCAAATCACAGGACATTTTCCGAAGGGCAAAATCACGACACTTGTTGGTCCTTCAGGAGCAGGAAAATCAACACTTCTCAAACTATGTAATGGATTATTGAGCCCTGATGAAGGGGATATCATAGTGCTAGGGAAATCATTGACAGAGTGGGACCCTGTCGAACTTCGAACGCGAGCCTCTATGGCCTTGCAGAGTGCCCCCATGATTAGCGGAACAGTAGAAGAAAACCTTACCCTCCCTTATTCCTTGCAAGGAGCAGAGGTTGATGTCGATAAAATGCGCAGAGTAATTCGAGAAGTAGGATTAGACACAGATTACCTTCAACGGGACAGCCGTGATCTATCGGGAGGTCAACGACAAAAAGTATCGATTGCTCGAACGCTGTTGATGGAACCCGATATATTGTTGTTAGATGAAATCACTTCAGCTTTAGACCGCGCTTCTCGTCAGGAAGTAGAAGAGTTAATAGCCCATATCCATAAGACATTTGGGACCACGATTATCTGGATTACGCACAACTTGGAGCAAGCAGCGCGTATTGGTCACCACACATGGGTAATGATTGACGGGGAACTGGTCGAGCAAGGAGATAGTTCATTGCTAAACAATTCCAATAATGCAGCTGTTTCACAATTTGTCAGGGGGACCGACGAATGA
- the fetB gene encoding iron export ABC transporter permease subunit FetB — MTYGTLALTLIFVLIPLVLSKTLRLDLEKDTLVATIRSIIQLIAIGYILKFVFESDSWIYIFLMVALMIIAATLNVRKKGKSIPGITWKVAVTLVFVEVLTQGILIGFSITPPTAQYVIPISGMVIGNSMVLAILFLNRFTAEIESHEDQIELILSLGGTPKQAIHTRLMQAIKTSMIPTIESQKTMGLVQLPGMMSGQIIAGADPIQAVQFQLLIVFLILTTAAVTSIALGFLSYPTLFNQRYQLIQEGR, encoded by the coding sequence ATGACCTATGGTACGCTAGCACTCACGTTAATTTTTGTGCTAATTCCACTCGTTTTATCTAAAACGCTTCGTTTAGATTTAGAGAAAGACACATTAGTAGCAACGATTCGCTCCATCATTCAATTGATTGCAATCGGTTATATTTTAAAATTTGTATTTGAGTCAGATAGCTGGATTTATATTTTCCTTATGGTTGCTTTAATGATCATAGCCGCCACTTTGAATGTGCGGAAAAAAGGCAAGTCGATTCCAGGAATTACATGGAAGGTCGCAGTGACTCTTGTATTCGTAGAAGTCCTTACACAAGGGATTTTAATTGGCTTCTCGATTACGCCACCAACTGCTCAATATGTGATTCCGATAAGCGGTATGGTTATCGGTAATTCAATGGTACTGGCCATTCTGTTTTTAAATCGCTTCACGGCAGAAATAGAGAGCCATGAAGACCAGATTGAACTGATTCTTTCATTGGGTGGAACGCCAAAACAAGCTATACATACGCGTTTAATGCAGGCCATTAAGACAAGTATGATTCCAACAATCGAGAGTCAAAAAACGATGGGACTCGTGCAACTGCCGGGGATGATGAGTGGGCAGATCATAGCGGGAGCTGATCCAATTCAAGCGGTACAGTTTCAATTATTGATTGTCTTCTTGATTTTGACAACGGCCGCTGTGACCAGTATTGCTCTTGGATTTTTGTCTTATCCGACGTTGTTTAATCAGCGCTACCAATTAATCCAGGAGGGACGATAA
- a CDS encoding putative RNA methyltransferase, translating to MKTKKQRAFDQLSEILHVLRCPICQLTLEKTQDGVTCANHHTVDIAKQGYLHLAGAVAKSRYTKELFTARQTLLQETDFFGPLLEEIENLLRLQMADPHPLIVDMGCGEGTHLAGIVEKLEGSRGLGIDLAKEGIQLATNHTADILWVVADLAKSPLIDESVDIVLNVLSPANHREFRRILKGDGLVVKVIPNASYLQELRSFFYAGTEKETFENEQAQERFASELEWLGSSQSKYKKSLTEKQWRDLIAMTPLTWNAPAEQVEAFLAQGVGEVTVDLTVLIGQLKS from the coding sequence ATGAAGACCAAAAAACAAAGGGCCTTCGACCAACTGAGTGAGATTTTACATGTGCTGCGTTGTCCCATCTGCCAACTGACATTGGAAAAAACACAAGACGGCGTGACGTGTGCCAATCACCACACAGTAGATATTGCCAAACAAGGGTACCTTCATCTCGCAGGGGCAGTGGCAAAGAGCCGTTACACAAAGGAATTATTCACAGCTCGTCAGACGTTGCTTCAAGAAACTGATTTTTTCGGACCTCTTTTAGAAGAAATCGAGAACTTGTTACGGCTACAAATGGCAGATCCACATCCACTTATAGTAGATATGGGGTGCGGAGAAGGAACACATCTTGCAGGTATAGTGGAAAAGTTAGAGGGGAGTCGAGGACTTGGTATCGATCTTGCGAAGGAAGGTATTCAGTTGGCGACTAATCACACAGCAGACATCCTTTGGGTAGTGGCAGACCTTGCTAAATCTCCATTGATTGATGAGTCGGTAGATATTGTTTTGAATGTTTTATCTCCTGCTAACCATAGAGAGTTTAGACGTATACTTAAGGGCGATGGTCTAGTTGTTAAAGTCATTCCAAATGCTTCCTACCTTCAAGAGTTGCGTAGCTTTTTCTACGCCGGTACGGAGAAAGAGACCTTTGAGAACGAACAAGCACAAGAACGGTTTGCATCTGAACTTGAGTGGCTTGGAAGTTCACAAAGCAAATATAAAAAATCACTTACTGAGAAGCAGTGGCGTGACCTGATTGCCATGACCCCGCTGACTTGGAATGCGCCAGCTGAGCAAGTGGAAGCATTTCTTGCGCAGGGTGTGGGGGAAGTCACAGTAGATTTGACAGTATTGATTGGGCAGTTGAAGAGCTAA
- a CDS encoding DUF1129 family protein gives MTAQELIKQNNEKRELLHVPNKVYYEQLMVYIRTKLLLSEQKTEEILMDMLDHLLEAQEDGKSAKDVFGENPKAYADDVIEQIPQEEKRDMVKFWGRMAFQLLAYYFIARGAILFTIAYFDEVPDNRIYLIPSLIQLALMIFIVWLLIRLLFRQLNKTAFDGKNAKGRWKEYVGAGLIGGLAMTLIALVNWFLPYFGPAAPFPPASSIGVGAVFLLVSWILKRTEWQS, from the coding sequence ATGACTGCACAAGAACTCATCAAGCAAAATAATGAGAAGCGTGAACTATTGCACGTGCCAAATAAAGTGTACTATGAACAGCTCATGGTTTACATCCGAACGAAACTTCTGTTATCCGAGCAAAAAACGGAAGAAATCTTGATGGATATGCTAGATCATTTGTTAGAAGCTCAAGAAGACGGGAAGTCTGCAAAAGACGTCTTCGGTGAAAATCCGAAAGCTTACGCAGACGACGTCATCGAGCAAATTCCACAGGAAGAAAAACGCGATATGGTGAAGTTTTGGGGACGCATGGCGTTTCAATTGTTGGCTTACTACTTTATTGCACGTGGAGCTATCCTTTTCACCATCGCCTATTTTGATGAAGTGCCGGATAATCGAATTTATCTGATCCCTTCTTTGATCCAACTAGCACTTATGATTTTTATTGTCTGGCTCTTAATTCGTTTGTTGTTCCGCCAATTGAACAAAACGGCCTTTGACGGGAAGAATGCTAAAGGACGTTGGAAAGAATATGTCGGTGCTGGTCTAATCGGTGGTCTCGCAATGACTCTAATCGCCTTAGTGAACTGGTTCCTACCTTACTTTGGTCCAGCAGCTCCATTCCCTCCAGCCTCATCAATTGGCGTTGGCGCTGTGTTTTTGTTAGTTTCGTGGATTTTGAAGCGGACGGAGTGGCAATCATAG
- a CDS encoding aminotransferase class I/II-fold pyridoxal phosphate-dependent enzyme yields the protein MSYQLETQLAQTGNRKDPATGAVSLPIHLSTAYIHPGIGQSTGYDYSRTANPTRTALEEALALLERGDSGFAFSSGMAAVHAVLQLFKSGDELIVSEDLYGGSYRLFHQLEERTGLNFKYVDTTLPNSVEKALTTNSKAIFIESPTNPLMKETDIEAIAHIAKSHNILLIVDNTFYTPILQQPITLGADIVIHSATKYLGGHNDVLAGAVITKGQALAEQLTTIQNSIGAVPSPLDCWLLVRSLKTLGLRVERQQSNAQALAAFLQAHPAIDSVLYPGQGGMLSFRLQREEWVPLFLERLELIAFAESLGGVESFITYPTTQTHADIPVAERERVGICARLLRFSVGIEHVQDLQNELQSILDGLVGEDS from the coding sequence ATGAGCTATCAACTAGAAACGCAACTTGCACAAACAGGTAATCGGAAAGATCCGGCAACAGGGGCAGTGAGCTTACCAATTCATTTATCCACGGCTTATATCCACCCAGGAATTGGCCAATCGACAGGCTATGACTATTCCCGAACAGCCAATCCAACACGTACAGCTCTCGAAGAGGCACTTGCTCTGCTTGAAAGAGGCGACAGTGGATTCGCGTTCAGCTCTGGTATGGCAGCAGTACATGCTGTGTTGCAGCTTTTCAAATCGGGTGATGAGTTAATCGTTTCAGAAGATTTGTACGGTGGGAGCTATCGTCTTTTTCATCAACTAGAAGAACGTACAGGTTTAAACTTTAAGTATGTAGATACCACTTTACCTAATTCTGTTGAGAAGGCACTCACGACAAACTCGAAAGCTATTTTTATTGAATCTCCGACAAATCCTTTGATGAAGGAGACAGATATCGAGGCCATCGCACATATCGCTAAAAGTCACAATATCTTGTTGATTGTTGACAATACCTTTTACACGCCAATTCTCCAGCAACCGATTACGTTGGGGGCTGACATCGTCATTCATAGTGCGACAAAATATTTAGGCGGACACAATGATGTCCTAGCGGGAGCCGTCATCACAAAAGGACAAGCACTCGCGGAACAACTTACTACGATTCAAAATTCCATTGGAGCCGTGCCAAGCCCATTAGATTGTTGGCTGTTAGTCCGCAGTTTGAAGACGCTAGGATTACGTGTCGAACGCCAGCAGAGTAATGCACAAGCTCTAGCCGCTTTTCTTCAAGCACATCCAGCCATCGATTCCGTGTTGTATCCAGGGCAAGGCGGGATGTTGTCATTCCGTTTACAACGAGAGGAATGGGTACCTTTGTTTTTAGAACGTTTAGAACTAATCGCATTTGCTGAAAGTTTAGGAGGAGTGGAGAGTTTTATCACCTATCCAACTACGCAAACTCATGCGGATATTCCTGTTGCTGAACGGGAACGAGTGGGGATTTGTGCGCGACTGTTGCGTTTCTCGGTGGGTATTGAGCACGTTCAAGATCTGCAAAATGAGCTGCAATCCATATTGGATGGTTTGGTAGGTGAGGATTCATGA
- a CDS encoding bifunctional homocysteine S-methyltransferase/methylenetetrahydrofolate reductase, translating into MKAPFLEQLRNKVLIADGAMGTLLYSYGVDHCNEELNLSHPEDVLRVHEQYIAAGADVIQTNTYGANYVKLARYGLQEQVKAINTAAVRLAKQAAGDDVYVLGTIGGLRGIKQDISLDEIKRSFREQLYIFLMEGVDAILLETYYDFEELQAVVKIAKNECELPVIAEVSMHEVGVLQNGYSLQQAFEELELLGADVVGVNCRMGPFHMLNALKQVPIPKKALLSVYPNASLPQVEEGRYSYAEEFQYFAEIAVELKQQGVHLLGGCCGTTPRHIQAIVERLQDRTPVTVKELVVKRAERVIEQTTTESPLLQKVRQETTVLVELDPPKHLNTDRFYQGIEALHKAGADALTLADNPLASPRVGNDAVAAIIKTRYGANPLVHLTCRDRNLIGLQSHLMGLHELGVQDLLAITGDPAKIGDFPGAASVYDLSSLELIELIKQNNRGLSFSGKSLERPTRFSVGAAFNPNYRHMEASIKRLEKKVAAGADYFITQPVFGIEQLHALAAAAKRVDKPFFVGIMPLLSSRNAEFLHHEVPGIRVPDDTRERMRQAGEDPQKALKVGMEITKELLAEALQLFNGIYLITPFLRYELSIELMDYITSRKQEESYDQLHI; encoded by the coding sequence ATGAAAGCGCCTTTTCTAGAGCAACTTCGAAATAAAGTACTGATAGCAGACGGCGCAATGGGTACTCTTCTTTATTCGTACGGGGTGGATCATTGTAATGAAGAATTGAATCTCTCGCATCCGGAAGATGTGTTGCGCGTTCACGAACAGTATATCGCCGCTGGAGCTGATGTCATTCAGACAAATACCTATGGGGCCAACTACGTAAAGCTAGCGCGCTATGGTTTACAGGAGCAAGTGAAGGCAATCAATACGGCCGCTGTGCGACTTGCAAAGCAGGCGGCGGGTGATGATGTGTATGTCCTCGGAACAATTGGTGGGTTGCGGGGCATTAAACAGGATATCTCCCTTGATGAGATTAAGCGCAGCTTTCGAGAACAGCTCTACATTTTCTTGATGGAAGGTGTAGATGCCATTCTTTTAGAGACGTACTATGACTTTGAAGAGCTTCAGGCAGTCGTCAAAATTGCCAAAAACGAGTGTGAGCTACCTGTCATTGCAGAAGTTTCTATGCACGAAGTCGGTGTTCTTCAAAACGGGTATTCACTTCAACAAGCTTTTGAAGAATTAGAGCTACTAGGTGCCGATGTCGTCGGTGTCAATTGCCGCATGGGACCTTTTCATATGTTGAATGCACTGAAACAGGTGCCGATTCCGAAAAAAGCATTGCTCTCGGTCTATCCAAATGCAAGTCTCCCCCAGGTAGAGGAAGGGCGCTATTCTTATGCAGAAGAGTTTCAGTATTTCGCAGAAATCGCAGTAGAGCTAAAGCAGCAAGGAGTCCATTTGTTAGGCGGCTGTTGTGGGACGACACCCAGACATATCCAAGCAATTGTTGAAAGGCTGCAAGACCGTACACCAGTGACAGTCAAAGAGCTAGTAGTTAAACGAGCAGAGCGAGTGATCGAACAAACGACAACAGAATCTCCATTACTTCAAAAAGTTCGTCAGGAGACGACTGTACTGGTCGAGCTGGACCCACCTAAGCATCTCAACACAGACCGCTTTTATCAAGGAATCGAAGCGCTCCACAAGGCAGGGGCAGATGCCTTAACATTGGCCGATAACCCTTTAGCTTCTCCGCGAGTAGGCAATGATGCAGTAGCTGCCATTATCAAAACTCGTTACGGAGCCAATCCGCTCGTCCATTTAACCTGCCGAGACCGGAATTTGATTGGATTGCAGTCGCATTTGATGGGGCTCCATGAATTGGGTGTACAAGACTTGCTCGCTATCACAGGTGACCCTGCTAAGATAGGGGATTTTCCGGGGGCAGCATCTGTCTATGATTTATCGAGTTTAGAACTAATCGAACTGATCAAACAGAACAACCGTGGCTTATCGTTCTCGGGGAAATCACTTGAGAGACCGACACGTTTTTCTGTTGGAGCGGCTTTTAATCCAAACTATCGCCACATGGAGGCATCTATCAAACGACTTGAAAAAAAGGTGGCAGCAGGAGCCGATTACTTTATCACACAGCCTGTGTTTGGAATCGAGCAACTTCACGCACTTGCAGCAGCAGCTAAACGTGTGGATAAACCATTTTTCGTAGGGATCATGCCACTTCTAAGCTCGCGAAATGCTGAATTTTTGCATCATGAAGTTCCGGGTATTCGAGTGCCAGATGATACTCGGGAAAGAATGCGCCAAGCAGGGGAAGATCCACAAAAGGCTCTTAAAGTGGGGATGGAGATTACGAAAGAACTTCTTGCAGAAGCTCTACAGTTGTTCAACGGTATTTACCTGATCACCCCATTCTTACGCTACGAACTTTCTATTGAATTGATGGACTACATCACGTCACGCAAGCAGGAGGAATCATATGACCAGCTCCACATTTGA
- a CDS encoding NRDE family protein: MCLIAFHLQQHPTYAFIMAANRDEFYDRPTQPAHFWEEHHELLAGKDLLAGGTWLGITKSGRMAALTNYRDPLSVQQDLISRGEIVKEFLTSKKSSEEFMATLDAQKTCYNGFNLLLGTFQDIHYYSNMTTSGNRLEEGTHALSNKFLNTPWPKVDHARNVLSEYVATANEVDIDFLFSLMQRAEQAPDHQLPDTGVGLDLERKLSPLFIQMPNYGTRSTTVILVTHEGQVTFEERTYTEGQLTNSVSHYFQLTEKSHSPAD; encoded by the coding sequence ATGTGCTTGATCGCCTTTCATCTTCAGCAACATCCAACCTATGCCTTCATTATGGCGGCCAATCGCGATGAATTTTATGACCGACCGACGCAACCCGCTCACTTCTGGGAAGAACATCATGAGCTGCTTGCTGGAAAAGATCTGCTTGCAGGCGGTACGTGGTTAGGCATCACCAAATCAGGTCGTATGGCCGCTCTTACCAACTACCGTGACCCATTGAGTGTGCAGCAAGACCTTATTTCTCGTGGTGAAATCGTCAAAGAATTTTTGACCTCAAAGAAGTCGTCAGAAGAGTTTATGGCTACACTAGACGCTCAAAAAACGTGTTACAACGGATTTAACCTGCTACTCGGCACCTTCCAAGACATCCATTACTACAGCAATATGACGACTTCTGGGAACCGTCTAGAAGAAGGAACACATGCCCTCAGCAATAAATTTTTGAATACACCCTGGCCAAAAGTGGATCATGCCCGTAATGTTTTAAGCGAGTATGTTGCAACTGCAAACGAAGTAGATATAGACTTCTTATTTTCGTTGATGCAGCGCGCAGAGCAAGCACCTGACCATCAATTACCTGATACAGGTGTCGGTCTTGACCTTGAGCGTAAGCTGTCGCCGTTATTTATTCAGATGCCTAACTATGGGACTCGTTCGACAACTGTTATTTTGGTCACTCATGAAGGTCAAGTAACGTTTGAAGAAAGAACGTACACGGAAGGCCAACTGACCAACTCGGTTTCTCACTATTTTCAACTAACAGAAAAAAGTCACTCTCCTGCAGACTAA